In a single window of the Maniola jurtina chromosome 4, ilManJurt1.1, whole genome shotgun sequence genome:
- the LOC123864417 gene encoding neuropathy target esterase sws isoform X9, with product MDVVGLLNNINDKSDMFAVKTWTSDWTNSFQDNQLLWSFCGCLLVSLLVVFFFYYRRWRTKELLGGTNTTAAGEPAKRFRKRDKMLFYGRRMLRKVKSISNSGQGRKRRAVMRFARKLLQLKKESAPEQLKVLEPPAEYLEEDLTSDDRVPPDALYMLHSIRVFGHFEKPVFLMLCKHTEILNLPAGSFLFKVGDTDENVYVVQNGRVNVYITNQDGTSLSLKIVRAGESVTSLLSFTDVLTGHSQPYKTVNAKALEDSQVIKLPMRAFQEVFKEYPDIFVRVIQIIMVRLQRVTFTALHQYLGLSAELVNPGKEKRRPMTMASPGKSGKFVVDCGTSMHSPHHSERNLLDHVQEGYQASSPVHIAGRKPRPDMVPDITTNTPQNTPQQQPDVQPTSSFQRPKEGSSFKKHNNTDNLDEQALVQIATEAFVKELGLENDEILKGNVQVRDLPAGTYIMKEESHKLYYSITGEPEIVQDVALVYLLSGALLVSQKVAEGEGEVHMFTAHPGEVEGGLAVLTGEPSFFSIRAKHFSRIGLLSKTTVYSIMRERPSVVLHIANTVVRRLSPFVRQVDFALDWVFLESGRAVYRQDEESGSTFIVLSGRLRSVITHPNGKKELVGEYGKGDLVGIVEMVTQTRRSTTVMAVRDSELAKLPEGLFNAIKLRFPVVVTRLINLLGHRILGSWQKPTAGLGAATIESRPSQHNFSTVAVVPVSDDVPLTAFTYELYHSLCAIGPTVRLTSDVIRKLLGLTIMDPNNEYRLSSWLAQQEDKHKVALYQCDPSLTQWTQRCIRQADCILIVALGDKQPSIGKIEKEIERLAIRTQKELVLLHREGGPNPSGTVHWLNMRTWVSQHHHVRCPHRMFTRKSQYRISELYSKVLMSEASVHSDFSRLARWLTGTAVGLVLGGGGARGAAHVGMIRAIQEAGIPIDMVGGVSIGAFMGALWCMERNITTVTQKARDWSQKMTQWGKQLMDLTYPATSMFSGRQFNTTIKSTFGEVHIEDLWLPYFTVTTDISSSCMRVHRHGSLWRYIRASMSLSGYMPPLCDPVDGHLLLDGGYVNNLPADVMRSLGAKHILAIDVGSQDDTDLTNYGDDLSGWWLLWKRWNPFTTPVKVPNLPDIQSRLAYVSCNRQLEEVKSSDYCEYIRPPIDSYKTLQFGSFDEIREVGYRHGSAYFEGQRRGGGGGVSGAAAAERKHDAQPAITDYTFTDLAQMVCSVRTARDVENESPSSSDYDEDQRHFEGYASEPSGGIMEMSSSVEDGAAWISDTELVRTY from the exons atggaTGTGGTTGgactattaaataatataaatgataaGTCGGATATGTTTGCGGTCAAAACATGGACTTCAGATTGGACGAATAGCTTCCAAGATAATCAA TTACTGTGGTCCTTTTGCGGTTGCCTCCTAGTTTCTCTATTAGTAGTATTCTTCTTCTACTACCGACGATGGCGGACGAAAG AACTATTAGGAGGCACAAACACCACAGCGGCGGGCGAGCCCGCAAAACGATTTCGAAAACGAGACAAAATGCTCTTCTACGGAAGGCGGATGCTGAGGAAGGTCAAATCAATATCCAACTCTGGGCAGGGTCGGAAACGGAGAGCTGTTATGAGGTTCGCGCGTAAGCTGCTGCAGCTTAAAAAAGAATCTGCTCCTGAACAATTGAAG GTGCTAGAACCTCCAGCAGAATATCTAGAAGAGGATTTGACGAGCGACGACCGCGTGCCTCCTGACGCGTTGTATATGCTGCACAGCATCAGAGTGTTCGGCCATTTTGAGAAGCCAGTGTTCCTGATGCTGTGTAAACACACAGAGATACTCAACCTGCCTGCTGGCTCGTTTCTGTTTAAAGTTG GAGACACTGACGAAAACGTGTACGTGGTACAGAACGGTCGAGTCAACGTGTACATCACAAACCAAGACGGCACAAGTCTGTCCTTGAAAATCGTTCGAGCGGGAGAGAGTGTCACTTCTCTTCTGAGTTTCACTGATGTTTTGACT GGTCACTCTCAACCATACAAAACTGTGAATGCCAAAGCTCTCGAAGACTCCCAAGTGATAAAATTACCCATGCGAGCTTTCCAGGAAGTTTTCAAGGAATACCCAGACATATTTGTTAGAGTTATACAG ATAATTATGGTGCGCCTCCAAAGAGTCACGTTTACGGCACTTCACCAGTATTTAGGCCTAAGTGCTGAATTGGTTAATCCA GGCAAAGAGAAACGGCGTCCCATGACAATGGCGTCTCCGGGCAAGTCGGGCAAATTTGTGGTGGACTGTGGCACCTCCATGCACTCGCCCCACCACAGCGAGCGGAATCTACTTGACCACGTG CAGGAAGGGTACCAGGCGTCGTCGCCCGTCCACATCGCGGGCAGGAAGCCGCGCCCGGACATGGTGCCCGACATTACGACTAACACACCACAGAACACGCCGCAG caaCAACCGGACGTCCAACCAACGTCATCCTTCCAGAGACCTAAAGAAGGATCGTCGTTCAAGAAGCATAATAACACAGATAATTTAGATGAACAG GCTCTTGTTCAAATAGCGACAGAGGCCTTCGTCAAGGAGTTGGGTCTAGAAAACGATGAGATTCTCAAAGGAAACGTTCAAGTGAGGGATCTCCCGGCCGGTACTTATATCATGAAGGAGGAAAGCCATAAG CTATATTACAGTATTACGGGTGAACCAGAAATTGTTCAG GACGTAGCTCTTGTATACCTTCTGTCGGGCGCCCTGCTCGTATCACAGAAGGTCGCAGAAGGGGAGGGAGAAGTCCACATGTTCACTGCGCACCCTG GTGAGGTGGAAGGTGGTTTAGCCGTACTAACCGGCGAGCCCAGCTTTTTCTCCATAAGAGCTAAACACTTCTCCCGTATCGGCCTGTTATCTAAGACAACAGTATACAGCATTATGAGGGAGCGGCCGTCCGTAGTGCTTCATATCGCTAACACTGTGGTACGAAGGCTGTCGCCGTTTGTGAGACAAGTCGATTTCGCTTTGGATTGG GTGTTCCTGGAATCAGGCCGCGCGGTGTACCGTCAAGACGAGGAATCTGGTTCGACCTTTATCGTCCTGAGCGGTCGATTGCGTTCCGTCATAACACACCCGAATGGCAAGAAGGAACTTGTTGGTGAATACGGCAAGGGCGATCTTGTTGGCATT GTTGAAATGGTGACTCAAACGAGACGTAGTACAACAGTGATGGCAGTCCGTGACTCGGAACTGGCGAAGCTTCCAGAAGGTCTCTTCAATGCGATCAAGCTTCGCTTCCCCGTCGTTGTCACAAGACTGATTAACTTGTTGGGACATAGAATTTTAG GCTCATGGCAGAAACCTACCGCTGGTCTAGGCGCTGCCACCATAGAGTCCCGTCCCTCGCAGCACAACTTTTCCACGGTGGCTGTTGTGCCAGTTAGTGACGATGTGCCTTTGACTGCTTTCACTTATGAGCTGTACCACTCGTTGTGTGCTATTG GGCCAACAGTACGCTTAACTTCCGATGTAATAAGAAAACTTCTGGGATTGACCATTATGGACCCGAATAACGAATACCGCCTTAGTTCTTGGCTAGCTCAACAAGAAGATAAACATAAG GTGGCGCTATATCAGTGCGACCCGAGCCTCACGCAATGGACTCAGCGTTGCATCCGCCAGGCCGATTGCATCTTGATCGTCGCTTTGGGTGACAAGCAACCGAGCATTGGcaaa ATCGAAAAAGAAATCGAACGGCTAGCGATTCGAACGCAGAAGGAGTTGGTGCTGCTGCACAGAGAGGGTGGGCCCAACCCCTCCGGCACGGTGCACTGGCTCAACATGCGCACGTGGGTCAGCCAGCACCACCACGTGCGCTGCCCGCATCGCATGTTCACCCGCAAGAGCCAGTATAGGATT AGCGAGCTGTACAGCAAAGTGCTGATGTCCGAAGCGAGCGTGCACTCCGATTTCTCCCGGCTCGCGCGCTGGCTCACTGGCACCGCTGTGGGGCTGGTGCTGGGCGGTGGCGGTGCGAGGGGTGCGGCGCACGTTGGCATGATCCGCGCCATACAg GAAGCTGGAATCCCAATCGACATGGTTGGAGGAGTGAGCATCGGAGCTTTTATGGGAGCCCTCTGGTGCATGGAACGAAATATTACCACTGTCACACAGAAAGCGAGAGATTGGTCTCAG AAAATGACCCAATGGGGCAAACAGCTAATGGATCTGACATACCCCGCTACATCCATGTTCTCCGGTCGCCAATTCAACACGACCATCAAGTCGACCTTCGGAGAAGTCCATATTGAAGATCTCTGGCTGCCTTACTTTACTGTGACCACCGATATCAGCTCCAGTTGTATGAGGGTACATCGACATG GTTCTCTATGGCGGTACATTCGCGCCTCGATGTCTTTGAGCGGGTACATGCCCCCCCTCTGCGACCCCGTAGACGGCCACCTCCTTTTGGACGGCGGCTATGTCAACAACCTCCCAG ctGACGTGATGCGGTCTCTTGGAGCTAAGCACATCTTGGCCATCGACGTTGGTTCGCAAGACGATACCGATCTCACTAATTATGGAGACGATTTGTCTGGCTGGTGGTTACTATGGAAACG GTGGAACCCATTCACAACTCCAGTCAAGGTGCCAAATCTTCCCGATATCCAAAGCAGACTTGCGTATGTGTCTTGTAATCGACAGTTGGag GAGGTAAAGTCGTCAGACTACTGCGAATACATCAGACCGCCGATAGACTCGTACAAAACTCTTCAGTTTGGTTCCTTCGACGAGATCCGTGAAGTGGGCTATAGACACGGTTCCGCATACTTCGAGGGACAGAGGCGAGGCGGCGGCGGGGGAGTGAGCGGGGCAGCGGCGGCGGAGCGCAAACACGATGCGCAACCCGCTATAACTGA CTACACATTCACGGACCTAGCACAAATGGTGTGTTCGGTACGTACCGCGCGCGACGTAGAGAACGAATCGCCTTCATCGTCCGACTACGACGAAGACCAGAGGCACTTTGAGGGCTACGCGTCCGA